A stretch of Mytilus edulis chromosome 11, xbMytEdul2.2, whole genome shotgun sequence DNA encodes these proteins:
- the LOC139494607 gene encoding uncharacterized protein, translating to MTGSMSKTLHEQNKDLLNGIYIAPQFPDDMRENKKRLVQKQNEYKEIDVNTTIKGNILFFSKSGSKCVEKVSTQKTLAIFDASNKSKFGIFEQTSSNEVSDNGHTYCVTAAVTTTYAEVREAARQIMQGPVAACTYNALVYRFTDKDGHKHDGYDDDGDYGIGSRNKCT from the coding sequence ATGACCGGAAGCATGTCAAAAACACTGCACGAACAAAACAAAGACTTACTAAATGGCATATACATAGCTCCACAATTTCCAGACGATATGCGTGAAAACAAAAAAAGACTGGTACAAAAACAAAACGAGTACAAAGAAATAGATGTAAACACTACAATTAAAGGAAACATTTTATTCTTTAGTAAAAGTGGATCTAAATGTGTTGAAAAAGTGTCAACACAAAAAACATTAGCAATTTTTGATGCCAGTAACAAGTCTAAGTTTGGTATATTTGAACAAACTAGTTCCAATGAAGTTAGTGACAATGGTCATACTTATTGTGTCACAGCTGCTGTCACCACAACATACGCAGAAGTTCGTGAAGCTGCCCGACAAATAATGCAGGGCCCAGTAGCAGCATGCACATACAACGCGTTGGTATATAGGTTTACAGACAAAGACGGACATAAACACGACGGGTACGATGACGACGGAGACTACGGAATAGGATCAAGGAATAAATGCACATAA